In Ovis canadensis isolate MfBH-ARS-UI-01 breed Bighorn chromosome 11, ARS-UI_OviCan_v2, whole genome shotgun sequence, the DNA window ctgggtcaggaagatcccctggagaagggaaaggctacccactccagtgttcttgcctggagaacatcacgcacagagaagtctggcggactacagtcgatgggggtcacaagaatcggacacaactgggcaactacaCTCCCATGCTCCACTACACTGGTTCCAGAAGGGCAGTAAGGCGGCTCTCCCAGATAGACAGAGTATTTGGTGATAAGGGTAAATTCAAAGCCCTGGATAAGCCCTGCTCCCAAGGCATTCTGGAGAACAGCCACTGCCTTCCCTGGTAGCCCTacccccagcctccagcctctACCTTTCCCAAGTGGGCCAGGTTAGCCCCCAGAGGAAGGGGGACCCAGGGAGTGTATGTGTGAGCGGTCAGAGACCTTCCAGGCAGAGTGTCCTCAGCTGCCTTCCCCTCAGGCTGCCCACAAACCTTGGCCTGGTACTCGGCCTGGTCCATCGCCCGCACAGCAGCCACTGCCTGTTCCATCAGCGCCTCCAGTGTCTCATTCGTTAGCTCCCGCTGTAGCTCCCGACTGCCTTGGGCTGCCACAAACGAGTATACGCTTTGGCTGGCCCGGGCCCGGCCCCTTGCCtggggaaagagaaaacagagggaCCTAAGTGGGGCTGGGGTCCCACACACAGCACCCTTTGAGGGCTGGTTGGGGAAGGGCTGCTTTGAGCACCTGGACCATGGAGATCTCATTGGTCAGGAGCCCATAGCGCACCACCACATTGCACTGGGGGATGTCCAGCCCCTCCTCTGCCACACTTGTGGCCACCAGGAGGTTCAGGGTACCAGTCCGGAACTTCTGGATTACTTCTTGCTGGTCCCGCTGGGattagggggtgggggaagagaaagaagatggtAAATGATGTAGGTTCAGTCCAACCATCCTGCTAGCTCAGCCTCTCCTGGTTTGGCCCTTTTACTCACAACCTTGGTCCCTTTCCTGAGGAACTCTGAATTCCCACTTCGATCTTCAAGTACCCCCCAGGATCTTGCTCATCTTCCCAGGTAACCATGTAAACTCTGTCTCccttcagttaagtcactcagtcgtgtccaactctttgcgaccccatggactgcagcacgccaggcctccctgtccatcaccaactcccagagcttgctcaaactcatgtccattgagtcggtgacgccatccaaccatctcatcctctgttgtctcccaccttctcccaccttcagtctttcccagcatcagggtctctgcaaatgagtcagttcttcacatcaggtggccacagtattggagtttcagcttcagcatcagtcctttcaatgaatattcaggactgatttcctttaggatggaccatcTCCCTTAGGAGTCCCCAAAGGTCCCTGCCCCTCTACTCTAGGAGCTCTCAGGACCTATTCTCTTCACGCAAGGGATCCCAGGCCCCTGACTCTCTGTTCTGAGGGCATCACTTGCCTGTCCCCATAGATTCCCCAAGCCTCTGCATCTCTTCCCCCAGAGACCTCCAGACTAGGGGAACCTTCAGCATTAGGGAACTCAGGGTCTCTATCTCTGCCCCAGCTCTCTGGCCTCCCCCCAGACATAATCAGTCACCCATTGCTCGGTGAAGACTCTGTCCCCTTTTCTCCTCTAGGGAactcccccgcccccagctcctcccaccAGAGCCCACACCTGTGTCATCTGGATCATCTGAGTCTTCTGGCTGTTGTTCCCAGCCCCAATCAACACCTGTGGCCGAATGCCCACTGTCTGcaggcctggctgctgctggAGCCACAGCAGGAGGGAGTGAGCGCTCTGGCGGGTTCGGGTGAAGATGATGCCCCGGGGGCTGTCAGGGCTCCTGAACTGCTTCTGCAGGATCGCTTCCAGCACCTCCAGTTTCGGGTTCTCTGGGCCGCTAGTTGCCAGGCGGGCCAGCTCATTCTTGTGATCTGCCAGAAAAGCCCAAAACAGAGGCCTGGAGGTGGGCAAGGCATGGCTAGGGTGGGGGATTCATAGGGATAACATTACAGGAGTATGGGGTCGGGAGGAGGGGTGCCTGAGGATACGTGCTCCTGCCTAATTCCCCTGAACAGCACCAAAAGCACATTTAAGGATACCCTCTGCCTGCCCTggtagcttccctgatggctcagacagtaaagaatctgcctgcaatgcaggcgacccaggattgatccgtgggtcaggaagatcccctgaagaagggaatggcaacccactccagtattcttgcctggagaatcccatggacaaaggagcctggcgggctatagtccatggggtcacaaagcgttggacacggcACGACGGAGCAACCACACTCAGTAACCCCTGGATCTTTTCATGCTAATCTTTGCTCCCTGGGGTTGACTCAACCTCAGGTCTTTTCAGAAGGATCCTTGCCTTCCAGCCTGTGCTGAGGCCTCCTCTAGCCTTACATTTCGCCCTCTGACCACCTCACTTTCCCAGTTTAAAGGTACCACACATCCCAAACTTTAAAGGATCGTTCCCAattaaatggttttttaaaaaaatctttgtcatAAACATGAATTAGTTGTTACACCCACTCAAACCTTCACAAACGAGGGCATACTATCTTTTGTCATATCCTCGACTTTGACTTTGGGTTAGAAAATTAGGGCCCCAGTACCCTCATTAGCACTTCTCCCACCCGTGGTGGGGCCTGTGCCCTGACCTCTAGTTCAGCTGCGAGCCTCACCATCAAACAGCGCCAGCAGCCAGCGCTCAGCATGTAGGACCCCGGTCTTAGTGGCGCGCTCCCTGTTGTAGAAATCCCGCAGCGTGTCGAGGGCATCCACCGCGCGGACCGTGTCGTGGATCAGCAGCGCGTCGTTGTACCGACGCAGATGAAGCGCGTACACCCGCTGCTCCAGGAGCCCCGCCTCAGCCGCTGCGGGAGGGTTGGGTTCGTAGGATCTGAGTGGCCACGCCCCTCCAGGGGTCAACGTCCGCCTAGGCTCCGCCCCCCGAAGGCTCCGCCCAGGCTGGCCCCACCCCGGATCGCCCCCACCTCCCAACCCTCCCCTAGGGCGCCCCCCTCACCATCCTGGCTCAGTTCCACCACTTGCTGCTCATAGGTCTGCGTCCCGAAGTCCCGTGTCAACTTGGGCATCTCTAGGTGGTCGTGGATTTGGTCCATGAGCTTCTTCAGCATGTCCCCAAACGGGTCCTGGGCGAGAAGAGTGAGGGTGTGAGGGGATTTCCAAACACATAGAGGGAATGGGCACCTAGTGGGGAAGCTGATCTCTGGGTGAAGCTGCGTTGCTACTGGCAGCATATCGGAGCTGGAGAGGAGCCAGCCCCAGAGGGAGGCCAGCTGGGTGGAGGAGTCCTGGTTGGAGGTAGGAGCCGGAGTCCTGCACCCCGCTCCTGCTCTGTCTGCACCCCTGACCTCTGGCTTGAGCACAGTGATGTCTGTCTAGTCCTGTCCAGCCCCATCAGAGCAGACACCAGACAGTGTCTGCACCGCATGAGCGAGCTTGGAACAGCCTCAGGACAAAGTGCCCAGCTTTACAGTTTGCAAACCGTGCCCAGGGTTTTGAGAGATTCCCCCACGGTGGCATCTGAGTCTAAACAAACAGCAGGCTGAGGGCATGGGCTGTGTCTGCCCCATTTCATGGAAAGGAGAAATGGAGGTTGAGACAAAAGCAAATAACCTGGAACCACACAGCTGGTGAGGGTGGAGTCAGAGCTCAATCCCAGGTGCCCTAAGTTGACACCAgaccccacccctggccccagcCTTCCCTCTACGTACCTGGGTGTGCCTGTGGCAGAGGTCATACTGTTTGCAGGGCTGGTGGCTGTGCTCCTGCAGCTGGGGGCTATGGTCCTGGGGTGACATGATGCGCCATGTGTCCAGGTTGGCACAGAGCTGGGGCAACAGAGAGGGGTTCattggaatgggggtggggggaggtgtggGGACAATGGGCAGAGCTTTGGGGCAGGGTGGGCTGAAGCAGGGCCATCAGGAATGGGGATTCATGTGTTCAACCAACATCTTGTGGACTGTtatggtggtctagtgattaagaaccCACTAGCCA includes these proteins:
- the DHX58 gene encoding ATP-dependent RNA helicase DHX58 isoform X2, which produces MELRPYQWEVIMPALEGKNIIIWLPTGSGKTRAAAYVAKRHLETVDGAKVVVLVNRVHLVTQHYEEFSRMLDRRWTITTLSGDMGPRAGFGHMARRHDLLICTAELLQKALASPEEEEHVELNAFSLLVVDECHHTHKDTVYNIILSRYLELKLQRTRPLPQVLGLTASPGTGGASTLKGAIDHVLQLCANLDTWRIMSPQDHSPQLQEHSHQPCKQYDLCHRHTQDPFGDMLKKLMDQIHDHLEMPKLTRDFGTQTYEQQVVELSQDAAEAGLLEQRVYALHLRRYNDALLIHDTVRAVDALDTLRDFYNRERATKTGVLHAERWLLALFDDHKNELARLATSGPENPKLEVLEAILQKQFRSPDSPRGIIFTRTRQSAHSLLLWLQQQPGLQTVGIRPQVLIGAGNNSQKTQMIQMTQRDQQEVIQKFRTGTLNLLVATSVAEEGLDIPQCNVVVRYGLLTNEISMVQARGRARASQSVYSFVAAQGSRELQRELTNETLEALMEQAVAAVRAMDQAEYQAKIRDLQRAALVKRAVQAAQRESRQRKFLAEQDLLQRLKAACGHQQKLQGLEARGCH